AGGAGCCAAAACGCATTTGAAAGAAGGCCAAAAGAAAACCTTAGATAAGTTTGAAATCATCAGCAAACTGGAAACAGTAAAAGCACAATTAGTAAATATTAAAAATCAATTATAAATAAATTAAAATAAACAAACATGAACTTTAAAAAATTTTTACCTTGGATTATTGTAGCAGTTGTAGTTATTGGACTTTACAGCTGGGCTAGTGGAATTTATAATAAAGCGGTGACTTTGGAACAAGACGTTAAAGAAAGTTGGGGAAATGTTCAAACTGCTTATCAACGTAGAAATGACCTTATTCCGAATTTAGTAGAAACGGTAAAAGGATATGCCGAACATGAAAAAAGTACATTAACTGCTGTTATCGAAGCTCGTGCTAAAGCTACTTCTGTTACTATTGACCCTAAAAACGTTACTCCAGAACAATTATCTGCTTACAATGCTGCTCAGTCAGGAGTTTCGTCTTCTTTATCAAGATTATTGGTTAGCGTAGAGCAATATCCTAACCTAAAA
The window above is part of the Flavobacterium sp. N1994 genome. Proteins encoded here:
- a CDS encoding LemA family protein — its product is MNFKKFLPWIIVAVVVIGLYSWASGIYNKAVTLEQDVKESWGNVQTAYQRRNDLIPNLVETVKGYAEHEKSTLTAVIEARAKATSVTIDPKNVTPEQLSAYNAAQSGVSSSLSRLLVSVEQYPNLKADQSFMKLQDELASTENQILTARTRFNEAVKPYNNNINTFPRNILAGMYGLKEKPFFEAEVGADKAVKVKF